One window of the Actinomyces procaprae genome contains the following:
- the rpsP gene encoding 30S ribosomal protein S16 produces the protein MAVKIRLKRLGKKFAPFYRVVVVDSRKKRDGRVIEEIGVYDPMQEPSLIRIDSERAQYWLGVGAQPSNTVFNLLKITGDYHTFKGLTGVKPRLKVKDVEAEAAAKQAAVKAVADDAEKRKADAAVAQAKAEAESQADEAAEAPAEEA, from the coding sequence GTGGCAGTCAAGATTCGCCTCAAGCGCCTCGGCAAGAAGTTCGCCCCCTTCTACCGGGTCGTCGTCGTCGATTCCCGCAAGAAGCGCGACGGACGCGTCATCGAGGAGATCGGCGTTTACGACCCGATGCAGGAGCCCTCGCTCATCCGCATCGACTCCGAGCGGGCCCAGTACTGGCTCGGTGTGGGCGCGCAGCCCTCGAACACCGTATTCAACCTGCTCAAGATCACCGGCGATTACCACACCTTCAAGGGCCTGACGGGCGTCAAGCCCCGGCTGAAGGTCAAGGACGTCGAGGCCGAGGCCGCCGCCAAGCAGGCCGCCGTCAAGGCCGTCGCGGACGACGCCGAGAAGCGCAAGGCCGATGCCGCCGTCGCACAGGCGAAGGCGGAGGCCGAGTCCCAGGCCGATGAGGCCGCCGAGGCCCCGGCCGAGGAGGCCTGA
- a CDS encoding alanine/glycine:cation symporter family protein, producing MSAALTDALSSFEGFISGNILVWILLGTGLYLTVRTRAVQLRLFVRAVRLVAHSRHQRGSLSSFQAFVIGLGGRVGTGNIAGVALAVTLGGPGALLWMWVVAILGMATSFAESTLAQVFKVRNVDGIFRGGPAYYMQRGIGRGLGRGMGVVFAVMLVFSYGLIFPMVQSNTIAVTLSEAHGVSTPVTAVVLMALTAPILLAGMRVVAKVTEWLVPLMALAYLVVVLVVIVVSVDRVPGAFADIFAGAFNLRSGLAGTGGGFFATFLNGTKRGLFSNEAGQGSSPNGAATADVAHPVTQGLIQALGVCVDTILICTATGLTILLSSPAVYTPGKEPQWAETTLVQHALGDAVPGNWVIWFMSFVVLTFAYSSVLGYSAFAEINVSYLGGGRRAGTVLRLAMTVATGLGALAALELAWVMADVALALMTILNLVAVLWLSRWVLAALADYDAQRRDGVAEPVFVAPGNPLLPGELGGDVWTADRAAMRQESLHEEI from the coding sequence GTGTCCGCTGCACTCACCGACGCCCTGTCCAGCTTCGAGGGCTTTATCTCCGGCAACATCCTGGTCTGGATTCTGCTGGGCACCGGCCTGTACCTGACCGTACGCACGCGCGCCGTTCAGCTGCGCCTGTTCGTGCGCGCCGTCCGGCTGGTCGCGCACTCCCGCCACCAGCGCGGCTCCCTGTCCAGCTTCCAGGCCTTCGTGATCGGCCTGGGCGGGCGCGTGGGCACCGGCAACATCGCCGGCGTGGCCCTGGCCGTCACCCTCGGCGGCCCGGGCGCCCTGCTGTGGATGTGGGTGGTGGCGATCCTCGGTATGGCCACCAGCTTCGCCGAGTCGACCCTGGCCCAGGTGTTCAAGGTCCGTAACGTCGACGGCATCTTCCGGGGCGGTCCCGCCTACTACATGCAGCGCGGCATCGGCCGCGGCCTGGGGCGGGGCATGGGCGTGGTGTTCGCGGTCATGCTGGTGTTCTCCTACGGGCTCATCTTCCCGATGGTGCAGTCCAACACCATCGCCGTGACGCTGTCAGAGGCACACGGCGTGAGCACGCCGGTCACGGCAGTGGTGCTCATGGCGCTGACCGCTCCGATCCTCCTGGCCGGCATGCGAGTGGTGGCAAAGGTGACCGAGTGGCTCGTACCGCTGATGGCCCTGGCGTACCTGGTGGTGGTACTCGTGGTCATCGTCGTTTCCGTCGACCGGGTGCCCGGCGCCTTCGCGGATATCTTCGCCGGTGCCTTCAACCTGCGCTCCGGCCTGGCCGGCACCGGCGGCGGCTTCTTCGCCACCTTCCTCAACGGCACCAAGCGCGGCCTGTTCTCCAACGAGGCCGGCCAGGGGTCCTCCCCGAACGGCGCCGCCACGGCTGACGTCGCCCACCCCGTCACCCAGGGGCTCATCCAGGCGCTGGGCGTATGCGTGGACACGATCCTGATCTGCACCGCCACCGGACTGACCATCCTGCTGTCCTCTCCTGCGGTCTACACGCCGGGGAAGGAGCCGCAGTGGGCGGAGACCACCCTGGTCCAGCACGCCCTGGGCGACGCCGTGCCCGGCAACTGGGTCATCTGGTTCATGAGCTTCGTGGTGCTCACCTTCGCCTACTCCTCGGTGCTGGGATACTCCGCCTTCGCAGAGATCAATGTCAGCTACCTCGGCGGCGGTCGCCGCGCCGGCACGGTCCTGCGTCTGGCCATGACGGTCGCCACGGGGCTGGGCGCTCTGGCAGCCCTGGAGCTGGCCTGGGTGATGGCCGATGTGGCCTTGGCACTGATGACGATCCTGAACCTGGTGGCCGTGCTGTGGCTCTCGCGCTGGGTGCTGGCGGCGCTTGCGGACTACGATGCCCAGCGGCGCGACGGCGTGGCCGAGCCGGTGTTCGTAGCCCCGGGGAACCCCCTTCTGCCGGGCGAGCTCGGCGGCGACGTGTGGACCGCGGATCGTGCGGCCATGCGCCAGGAAAGCCTCCATGAGGAGATCTGA